In Balaenoptera acutorostrata chromosome 19, mBalAcu1.1, whole genome shotgun sequence, the following proteins share a genomic window:
- the LOC102998154 gene encoding C-type lectin domain family 18 member A, with protein MLRLQPSPGLGGHRPGLLPVLLALLGMTWAEVRPLQLQEKQVPVPGALSKKESFLLLSLHNRLRSRVHPPAANMQRMDWSESLAQQAQTRAALCGAPDPRPASVPRATPQVGWNVQLLPVSSVSFTHVVGLWFLEGQQYSQAAAECAPNATCAHYTQLVWATSSQLGCGRHPCPGAQGEMEAFVCAYSPGGNWEVNGKTIVPYKKGAWCSLCTASVSGCFKAWDHAGGLCEVPRNPCRMSCRNHGHLNLSTCHCHCPPGYTGRYCQVRCSVQCVHGRFREEECSCVCDVGYGGAQCATKVLFPFHTCDLRIDGDCFMVSSEADTYYGAKMKCQGKGGVLAQIESQKVQDILAFYLGRLETTNEVTNNDFETRNFWIGLTYKTAKDSFRWTTGEHQSFTSFAFGQPDNQGFGNCVELQASAAFNWNDQRCKTRNRYICQFAQEHISRWDPGP; from the exons ATGTTGAGGCTGCAGCCCTCCCCTGGGCTGGGGGGCCACCGGCCTGGCCTCCTGCCCGTGCTCCTGGCTCTCCTTGGCATGACCTGGGCAGAGGTGCGCCCACTCCAGCTACAGGAGAAGCAGGTTCCAGTGCCTGGAG CCCTGAGCAAGAAGGAGAGCTTCCTGCTCCTCTCCCTGCACAACCGCCTGCGCAGCCGGGTCCACCCCCCTGCAGCCAACATGCAGAGAATG GACTGGAGCGAGAGCCTGGCCCAACAGGCCCAGACCAGGGCAGCCCTCTGTGGTGCCCCAGACCCAAGGCCAGCCTCTGTGCCCCGGGCTACCCCGCAAGTGGGCTGGAATGTGCAGCTGCTGCCCGTGAGCTCGGTGTCCTTTACCCACGTGGTGGGCCTGTGGTTCTTGGAGGGGCAGCAGTACAGCCAGGCAGCGGCCGAGTGTGCCCCCAATGCCACCTGCGCCCACTACACTCAG CTCGTGTGGGCCACCTCGAGCCAGCTGGGCTGTGGGCGGCATCCCTGCCCTGGGGCCCAGGGTGAGATGGAAGCCTTTGTCTGTGCCTACTCTCCCGG AGGCAACTGGGAGGTCAACGGGAAGACCATCGTCCCCTACAAGAAGGGCGCCTGGTGTTCGCTCTGCACAGCTAGCGTCTCGGGCTGCTTCAAAGCCTGGGACCACGCAGGGGGGCTGTGTG AGGTCCCCAGGAACCCATGTCGCATGAGCTGCCGGAACCACGGACATCTCAACCTCAGCACCTGCCACTGCCACTGTCCCCCCGGTTACACAGGCAGATACTGCCAAG TGCGGTGCAGCGTGCAGTGCGTGCACGGCCGGTTCCGGGAAGAGGAGTGTTCCTGCGTCTGTGATGTTGGCTATGGGGGAGCCCAGTGTGCCA ccaagGTGCTCTTTCCCTTCCACACCTGTGACCTGAGGATCGATGGAGACTGCTTCATGGTGTCCTCAGAGGCAGACACCTATTATGGAGCCAAGATGAAATGCCAG GGAAAGGGCGGGGTGCTAGCCCAGATTGAGAGCCAGAAAGTGCAGGACATCCTCGCCTTCTACCTGGGCCGCCTGGAGACCACCAACGAGGTGACCAACAATGACTTCGAGACCAGGAACTTCTGGATCG GGCTCACCTACAAGACCGCTAAGGACTCCTTCCGCTGGACCACTGGGGAGCACCAGTCCTTCACCAGTTTCGCCTTTGGGCAGCCTGACAACCAGGG GTTTGGCAACTGTGTGGAACTGCAGGCATCGGCCGCCTTCAATTGGAACGACCAGCGCTGTAAAACCCGAAACCGTTACATCTGCCAGTTTG CTCAGGAGCACATTTCCCGGTGGGACCCAGGGCCCTGA